The nucleotide sequence TCAATTCCATTGAGGCAATTCTACGAACGGGTCGAGTGTGACAAGGAAAGGAAGCAGCACCTTGATGAACTGCCCCTGGGTGGCCTCGGGCCCGCTGCCCACGACGCGGTCGCAGAAGGCGAGGCCGGAGGGGGCCACGGTGAGGGCGCAGCCGGGGGAACCTGGCTGCTCGTCGGCCGCGCGGGCTGGTGAgtcgaggaggcgggtgaagaGGAGGCCGGCGAGAGCGAGAGAGGCCTCCCTCCGACCAACGGCGTGGAGACCGGGGTTGGTGGGATTGGGCTCAGAGGCCGGAAGGGTTGGAGCCGGCTGGACGGTGGTGCGGCAGCTGGGGAAGCGCAGGTGGTGGCGGCGGGGGTGAGCGAGAGGGCTGCCGGAGCGGTGGAAGCTGAGGAGGGATgaagaagggaaggaggaggTGGATGTGGTCATGGCTCCAAAGAACTccatccaaatccaaatccaaatcttTCTGAGCTCAGGGATTGGATAAGAAGTGTTCCAGAGCACAAAATATCAATTGAATTATCCCTgactttatataaaatatatgccCTAAAAAGGGTATTATTTGGAGGTGCGGGGAATCGAACCCCGTGcctctcgcatgcaaagcgagcgctctaccatatgagctacaccccCTCACGTGTTCTTTTAAAGAACAACTCAAATATTAGAAAAACtcaaatattagaaaaatttCTTCAACTAAAAATAATACACCGAATAAAATCTTTTTAATTGGAGGTGCGGGGAATCGAACCCTGTGCCTCTCGCATgcgaagcgagcgctctaccatatgagctacaccccCTAACGTGTTCTTTTAGAGAACAAATCATATATTAGATAAGAAGAATTACTTCAGCATACACCAAGTAAAATCTTCTTATTTGGAGGTGCGGGGAATCGAACCCCGTGCCTCTCGCATgcgaagcgagcgctctaccatatgagctacaccccCTCACGTGATACAACTTATAGAAAGTAATATTGTAATCATGAGATCGAGACCCAACATATTCCAATTCTTCTTAAGTTAACAAATGGCACAGAGAAGTCGATAAATGCTTGAGTCTTAAGAGCATAAATCAAATTAGATTAGCTTGAAATAAATATGATGCAAAGTGTTCATCCGACAAACATACCTAACACTCTCATAGCGTGACAGAGAACCATCGGAAATTGAATCGTAGCTGAGAGAATATGAAATTATGAACAACAGATGCAGAAATCATTGATTCACTTCAAATTCCATTCGTTGGCGTTCGAACTGTCTATCGTGCATTATTCCATTTGTTGGCAGTCGAACCGCCCATCACGCATTATTGAGCTCACATCCTTAAGTGTCTACATTGATAACCCATTAGGTGTCGATCTACCCACGTCACCAGCTCAGTAACCCCCGCCGTCTTTGACAGTGATCATACGAGCTCACATCCTTGAAACCATGGCCGGTGACGGTGCTACATAAGCATGGCATGTTGTTGGTAAGCGGAGAGACAATTGACTGCTCACTGCCAACCTTCTCCTCCTACTTCGGGGCCTGTCAAACCATGTACCGCCCATAATTGCTCTCCGGCCGTTGAGGAGCACCACTTAACCTCCTCATCATTCCCATGGAAAGGTCGCCCGCATTCATGCATGACAGCTGCATCTTCGCCTACGTCCCCTTCTCAGCCACTGCAGACCGCCGTTACTGCACACCGTTGCCTGTACATCTCACGAGAAGTCGCGCGCATCCACTTTCCCATGGTTCCTCTTGCCGCAGGCTGCCGTACAACAGCGTCTCACCCACCATCCTCGTCCTGTTCCTCCGGAGCAGAGATCCAGCGGCGGCAGGCCCGAGGCAGCTGTCAGCGCCGCTGGTCACCGACATCCTCCTCGCCTTTATGTCCAACCGCGAGCTGAAGTAAATGTTCACCGTTCCTTGGCACATTCCGTAGCCGCTTCTCTCCCTccgccctcctcctccccctcgctCCGTGGCCGTGTCACCGTGATCCCGATCACAGGAACGAAAGCGATAGAGCACGCCATCTAACTTCGGCGAATCCACATGACGGCAAAGAACGCATGCCACAAGATCTTGAGCAAGCCATTAaatcctttaacctgacaaccaaTCTCTCACAGTCAGGTTTGAAGTGCATCTAATGCCACTTTATCTCCAGAATACGATCGATCAAACATTGGAGTCCGAATGGTGTGCGAAAACGCTCAGCCACAGCCATCAAATCAAGAATTAGGTATCCGTTGCACATAGTTATCTtattgatattataatttttatattcaaaaaatatatattaaaatt is from Musa acuminata AAA Group cultivar baxijiao chromosome BXJ3-8, Cavendish_Baxijiao_AAA, whole genome shotgun sequence and encodes:
- the LOC135644005 gene encoding peptidyl-prolyl cis-trans isomerase FKBP13, chloroplastic-like, giving the protein MEFFGAMTTSTSSFPSSSLLSFHRSGSPLAHPRRHHLRFPSCRTTVQPAPTLPASEPNPTNPGLHAVGRREASLALAGLLFTRLLDSPARAADEQPGSPGCALTVAPSGLAFCDRVVGSGPEATQGQFIKAHYVGRLENGTVFDSSYSRGRPLTFRVGVGEVIKGWDQGILGAEGIPPMLAGGKRTLKLPPELAYGIRGAGCKGGSCLIPPNSTLLFDVEFIGKA